The DNA sequence gtgattgttatgatgatgaggaagggtatgttgaattgaaaagaaagcaggtttggacccgaaaagggtggcaaagtccgagttttagaggagatgctgccgaaattttataaaaaaattagagattttatttagatgattatttaaaagagatttagatttaagggttatatggtttgattttgagttattaagatagtgggtatgttttaagtttgaagtttgattcttagaaaagaatgaattatgctttgaattgaaactattgatggatggaatgggaggtgatataatgaaggataaggattgaatatgtttaatgtatgatgatgaatgagatgcaattgggaatgatgtggatgttgatgaattataattgaattatttatatggcttatgaatttgaataatctgagatacgagattccctggattaagtgccgtggcttgccaccacgtgtaccaggttgaaaactcgatactctgttgaccctacgacgtaagtgtgaccgggcactatataaattcccgggaatgttacccccattgagcaatattgattatttgagaaaaatctatgcatagactcttggggatgcacgtcgggggacagtctaaggacaattcagacttgtcgggttggctggataaccgacagatgagcctcatcagccataggacaggcatgcatcatatgcatattacttgaattacttgcttgtgctctaattgggtgtgcctatctgtatttgccatgctaaatgtgtatttgttacctgcagtagttgtaactttcttgtgtttgcctttatctgtttatttgtctgtgaaaatgcatgatggaattggaggtatggaggaatggcagtataggacttagatttaaggttaagttaagttaggattaaatatttctaggaaaccaccttttatggcttctgtttaatactttaagctctacaatctgagtgtcggcgttctaggattgcctctggcattcccaggaccttatatattatgtgtgtggcacctttaccatactgagaacctccgattctcattccatactatgttgttaattttcagatgcaggtcgagaggcatctcgttaggcgtctggactcttgaagcggagtggttactgggatattttgttatgctatgatgtatatatatgtacttagttttctctccgcatgacttattctttttgatcctcttagaggtttatggagaggcaggattgtgtatatgtacttttgggttttggatatgtatgtatatatatgtgtaaatattctccggccagtcttgacttcgcaggctgagttaggagcttgatattttgtatctttggcactctattcctacttctgttatcttatgtttgacagttacagttttcttagcatgcaagttaactcgttccttgagcgttgcgcttttatctcgcgatttttattttccctatccttcaaggctcctagcatattataactcttctgctattatatgtacttattttattttagaggtcgtaataccacatcacctttgttttacgacttaagcgtaaagctttgtgtggtagggtgttacattaatggtatcagagcagttcgttcctatagagcctgaaagacggactgattgtgcttctgtgcattctctgtatatgtgtttatgtgctattaggatatctgattgatatatacggcataaacgtttgtgagcatgcatttggaacttaaagcattagacctgcgatattgagactgatcaacttaatatcacttgtttggtgtgtatagggaccagatgtcgactcgcggacgcggtcgcgggcgaggtagaggtaggacaggCACCGTTACTCCTGTACCCACAGGGAttgatccagtagactttatggctgccttgggaaatatggctgcagctatgcaggcaacagctgaggcactgggtaatcagataaattagggtaatcatgggaacaataatgatgaggacggtcctatgatacttgctacatttctgaaagttcgccttccgacttttaggggaacctcaaatccaactgatgcagataattggattcaggctatggaaaggGCGTTACAGGCACAACAGAttcctgaagagcaatgggttgaatttgggacttatcagttgcaaggtgaagctcagtattggtggcagggaacacgacgtatcctgcagcctgatggtgctgcgattccttgggaggttttccggacagagttctataagaaatactttcctaattcagctagaaatgccaaggaacttgaattaatgcagttaaagcagggacaaatgactgttgctgagtataccAGCAAATTTAAGGAGttatgtcgcttttctcgtatctgtcaaggtgcgcctgaagattttgctgaatggaagtgtattaaatatgagggaggtcttcggagcgatattctgagcttcgttgccccaatggagatcagggtattttctgaattggtgaataagagtagggtggctgaggattgtgtgaggaaggcggcagcagagaaagggagtttgaggatgccttttcagaggccttcagggaggaactttgctccgagaggtaggaatttcaaaCGTGGAGGTTTTGTTTCGCAGCAGACTCAGGGTCAAGGTAATTACAGAAGGCCGAATATTATTGCTaatcaaggaaaaaggtttgggaagcagccacagcAGGATCTGAATTGTCAGAAGTGTGGAAAATATCATCCTGGAGTTCCGTGTAGATTAGGACTTGGAGTGTGCTATTCCTGTGGACATCCCGGGCATATAGCCAGTAATTGCcctgagaagaagaagtatgagactggtagggtGCAACAGCCGGGGAGAGTATACACTACTTCTACCAttggtgctgagggatctgagacacttattagaggtaattgtgaaatggctggtaaaatcttaaatactttatttgattcaggagcaagtcattcatttattgcatttgaaaaggcccatgaattaagattgagaatggtggtcttaggttatgatttgaaagtatataatgctactcatgaagctatggtgactaggatagaatgtccacaagttccctttcgagtacaacagcgtgaatttgtgcatgatttgatttgtttgcctatgactggtcttgatctcattttgggattggattggttatccaagaatcatgttttgcttgattgttctgagaagtcagtacagtttatgccagaagggtcagaagcaccggttgtggtgaatagttactatttgaactctatgatagtaaactgttctggaaccgaatgtcagggtattatattattaactgcgggagtatcaggtgatgatcagagtttagagcaa is a window from the Arachis hypogaea cultivar Tifrunner chromosome 17, arahy.Tifrunner.gnm2.J5K5, whole genome shotgun sequence genome containing:
- the LOC140180907 gene encoding uncharacterized protein isoform X2; this encodes MILATFLKVRLPTFRGTSNPTDADNWIQAMERALQAQQIPEEQWVEFGTYQLQGEAQYWWQGTRRILQPDGAAIPWEVFRTEFYKKYFPNSARNAKELELMQLKQGQMTVAEYTSKFKELCRFSRICQGAPEDFAEWKCIKYEGGLRSDILSFVAPMEIRVFSELVNKSRVAEDCVRKAAAEKGSLRMPFQRPSGRNFAPRGRNFKRGGFVSQQTQGQGNYRRPNIIANQGKRFGKQPQQDLNCQKCGKYHPGVPCRLGLGVCYSCGHPGHIASNCPEKKKYETGRVQQPGRVYTTSTIGAEGSETLIRGSN
- the LOC140180907 gene encoding uncharacterized protein isoform X1, whose amino-acid sequence is MILATFLKVRLPTFRGTSNPTDADNWIQAMERALQAQQIPEEQWVEFGTYQLQGEAQYWWQGTRRILQPDGAAIPWEVFRTEFYKKYFPNSARNAKELELMQLKQGQMTVAEYTSKFKELCRFSRICQGAPEDFAEWKCIKYEGGLRSDILSFVAPMEIRVFSELVNKSRVAEDCVRKAAAEKGSLRMPFQRPSGRNFAPRGRNFKRGGFVSQQTQGQGNYRRPNIIANQGKRFGKQPQQDLNCQKCGKYHPGVPCRLGLGVCYSCGHPGHIASNCPEKKKYETGRVQQPGRVYTTSTIGAEGSETLIRDAGREASR